In one window of Maribacter sp. BPC-D8 DNA:
- a CDS encoding SPFH domain-containing protein: protein MKVEKIHKAQNGYIMLFVALVLLVGGIALLRIYVGAFMIFAALFMCAGFVLVNPNSSRVLLLFGKYVGTIKENGLFWANPLYTKKRISLRASNFDSERLKVNDKLGNPVMISTILVWRVTNTYKAAFDVDDYQNFVRVQTDAAVRKLASMYPYDNFADEGLDEDITLRSSVNEVSEALEKELQERLSMAGLEVLEARIGYLAYAQEIANAMLRRQQATAIVAARHKIVEGAVSMVEMALEELSKKNLVDLDDERKSAMVSNLMVVLCSDKDVSPIVNTGTLNH, encoded by the coding sequence ATGAAAGTAGAGAAAATTCACAAAGCACAAAATGGCTACATAATGCTTTTTGTCGCCTTAGTACTGTTAGTTGGGGGTATTGCACTTCTTAGAATCTATGTTGGTGCCTTTATGATTTTTGCCGCATTATTTATGTGTGCAGGGTTTGTACTGGTGAATCCGAATAGCTCAAGAGTTTTACTTCTATTTGGTAAGTACGTAGGTACAATTAAAGAGAATGGTCTGTTTTGGGCGAATCCTTTATACACTAAAAAAAGAATTTCATTAAGAGCTAGCAATTTTGATAGCGAACGATTAAAGGTTAATGACAAGCTGGGTAACCCAGTAATGATCAGTACCATTCTTGTTTGGCGAGTTACCAACACCTATAAAGCTGCTTTCGATGTTGATGATTATCAAAATTTTGTACGTGTACAGACCGATGCCGCAGTTCGAAAACTAGCAAGTATGTACCCTTATGATAATTTTGCAGATGAAGGACTTGATGAAGATATTACACTAAGATCTAGCGTTAACGAAGTAAGTGAAGCGCTTGAGAAAGAACTTCAAGAGCGCCTTTCTATGGCAGGTTTAGAAGTACTTGAAGCACGCATCGGGTATTTGGCATATGCACAAGAAATTGCAAATGCCATGCTGCGAAGACAACAGGCCACAGCCATTGTTGCTGCAAGACATAAAATAGTTGAAGGTGCCGTAAGTATGGTAGAAATGGCTTTAGAAGAATTGAGTAAAAAGAATTTGGTAGATTTAGATGACGAAAGAAAATCTGCAATGGTCAGCAACCTAATGGTCGTTCTATGTTCAGATAAAGATGTTTCACCTATTGTAAATACCGGTACCTTAAATCATTAG
- the htpG gene encoding molecular chaperone HtpG, with the protein MATGKINVSVDNIFPLIKKFLYSDHEIFLRELISNATDATLKMKHLTTIGEAKVEYGNPIIEVKVDKEGKKLHIIDQGLGMTEEEVKKYINEVAFSGAEEFLNKYEDSAKDSGIIGHFGLGFYSAFMVAHKVEIITKSYKDEPAVQWSCDGSPEFIMEPAEKETRGTEIILHIADDSTEFLEDGKINELLSKYNKFMPIPIKFGMRTETLPKPEGAKEEDPAPTKEVDNIINNPNPAWTKQPTDLKPEDYKSFYRELYPMQFEEPLFHIHLNVDYPFNLTGILYFPKLSNDLNQQKDKIQLYQNQVFVTDNVEGIVPEFLTMLRGVIDSPDIPLNVSRSYLQADGAVKKISSYITRKVADKMSSLFKNDRAEFEAKWNDIKIVIEYGMLSEDKFFDKADKFALYPTVDGSYFTFEELQEKIKDTQTDKDGKTVILYASDKEAQHSYIETAKAKGYEVLLLDSPIIGHLMQKLESSKENISFARVDADHIDKLIQKEETQISKLSEEEKETLKKELEEAITDKSFTVQLEAMDSDSSPFTITEPEFMRRMKEMQQTGGGGGMFGMGSMPDMYNLIVNTNHPLVSEFLNTKTAKKKERLINQSLDLAKLSKGLLKGKALTEFIKRSYEMVK; encoded by the coding sequence ATGGCAACAGGTAAAATTAATGTGTCCGTAGACAACATTTTTCCACTGATCAAGAAGTTCTTGTACAGTGATCACGAAATTTTTCTAAGAGAGTTGATTTCGAATGCAACCGATGCAACCTTAAAAATGAAGCACTTGACCACTATTGGCGAGGCTAAGGTTGAATATGGTAACCCTATTATAGAGGTTAAAGTTGATAAAGAAGGTAAGAAGCTGCATATCATTGACCAAGGTCTTGGTATGACAGAAGAAGAAGTTAAGAAGTATATTAACGAAGTAGCATTTTCTGGCGCTGAAGAGTTCTTGAACAAATATGAAGACTCTGCTAAAGATTCAGGTATCATAGGTCATTTCGGACTTGGGTTCTATTCTGCGTTTATGGTTGCCCATAAAGTAGAGATCATTACCAAGAGTTATAAAGATGAACCTGCAGTACAATGGTCTTGCGATGGTTCGCCTGAATTTATAATGGAACCAGCTGAAAAAGAAACTCGTGGTACAGAAATCATTCTTCATATTGCAGATGATTCTACCGAGTTTTTAGAAGATGGTAAAATAAACGAGCTTTTAAGTAAGTATAATAAGTTTATGCCTATTCCGATCAAATTCGGAATGAGGACTGAAACCTTACCAAAACCTGAAGGCGCAAAAGAAGAAGATCCTGCACCAACGAAAGAGGTTGATAATATCATTAACAACCCTAACCCAGCGTGGACAAAACAACCTACGGATTTAAAGCCAGAAGACTATAAGAGTTTTTACAGAGAGCTTTACCCAATGCAGTTCGAAGAGCCTTTATTCCATATTCATTTAAATGTAGATTATCCTTTTAACCTTACTGGTATTCTATATTTCCCAAAACTGTCTAACGATTTAAATCAGCAGAAAGATAAAATTCAGTTGTACCAAAATCAGGTATTCGTAACTGATAATGTTGAAGGTATTGTACCAGAATTCTTGACCATGTTACGTGGTGTTATCGATTCTCCAGATATTCCTTTAAACGTATCTCGTTCATATTTACAGGCTGATGGTGCCGTTAAGAAAATCTCTTCTTATATCACTAGAAAAGTAGCTGATAAGATGAGCTCACTGTTCAAAAATGATCGCGCCGAGTTTGAAGCAAAATGGAACGATATTAAAATCGTTATTGAATACGGAATGCTTTCTGAAGATAAGTTCTTTGACAAAGCAGATAAGTTTGCCCTTTACCCAACAGTAGATGGTTCTTACTTTACGTTTGAAGAACTACAAGAGAAAATAAAAGATACGCAAACAGATAAAGACGGAAAAACAGTTATTCTTTACGCATCTGACAAAGAAGCACAACACAGTTATATTGAAACTGCGAAGGCTAAAGGTTATGAAGTATTGTTATTAGATTCGCCAATTATCGGTCACTTAATGCAGAAGCTAGAAAGTTCTAAAGAGAATATTTCTTTTGCTCGTGTAGATGCTGACCATATTGACAAACTAATCCAGAAAGAAGAAACTCAAATCTCTAAATTATCTGAAGAAGAAAAAGAGACTTTGAAGAAAGAATTGGAAGAAGCTATTACAGATAAAAGCTTTACGGTTCAATTAGAAGCTATGGATAGCGATTCTTCTCCGTTCACGATTACTGAGCCTGAGTTTATGCGTCGTATGAAAGAAATGCAACAAACCGGCGGTGGCGGCGGTATGTTCGGTATGGGTTCTATGCCAGACATGTACAACTTGATTGTAAATACAAATCACCCATTGGTTAGTGAGTTTTTAAATACAAAGACAGCGAAGAAAAAAGAGCGATTGATCAATCAATCACTTGACTTGGCAAAGTTATCTAAAGGCTTACTTAAAGGTAAAGCTTTAACCGAGTTTATTAAACGTAGCTACGAGATGGTGAAGTAA
- a CDS encoding transglycosylase domain-containing protein, which translates to MKKKRRKSSKRKLSIRKIIGLGILALFAIFIIFIGSVNIGLWGKIPSKKELSNFQYQMASEVYSADSVLIGKYYLYDRQPVAFTDFPEDLIYALIAIEDERFYEHSGVDIRSLIRVGFKTVLLGDNSSGGGSTLTQQLAKNLYPRKERNKTNIIVNKVKEMIIAKRLEKIFTKDEILTNYLNTVSFGDNTFGIESAALKFFNSSTKDITATQAATLVGMLKATYGYNPRVFPEKSLGRRNLVLRAMYNNDFITEEQVAKYSQEGINLDYREFDYNAGIAPYFREEVRKEMLRWIAEQNDDTDYNIYTSGLKIYTTLNYKMQKLAEEAMVAHMTKLQHSFEKSYGSNAPWLKDKNLMEKIAKRTSTYKKLQKSGLSHAKIIDSLSNDKQSRIFNSWDGDKEITASTMDSIQHYTKFLNTGSLAVDPTNGDILVWIGGINFEQYKYDHISQSKRQVGSTFKPIVYTSAVEQGVSPCTYFSAEEIEYDNLKGWSPSNSGNKDEAYLNYSMEEGLSNSINTIAVKVLEQAGIDNVLTMAKDMGIEDKLPKEASIALGTGEIKIIDLAQAYTSYANNGKHIQPNLIKGISNHKDSVLVEFKSELNEKAAFSKETSQIMIEMMKSTVNSGTAARLRNTYGLKNDIAGKTGTTQNNKDAWFVALTPKLVHITWVGLDQHEIGFSNTSIGQGANAALPLFALWMQELNKDKDFDTYTKTNFPKPSASVLEALNCDPVKRDGFFKRLFKNPNKKKNKKFNG; encoded by the coding sequence ATGAAGAAGAAGAGGAGAAAATCATCTAAACGAAAATTGAGCATTCGTAAAATAATCGGCTTAGGCATACTAGCTCTTTTTGCGATATTCATCATATTTATTGGTAGTGTTAACATAGGTTTATGGGGTAAAATTCCCTCTAAAAAAGAACTCTCTAATTTTCAATACCAAATGGCTTCTGAAGTTTATTCGGCAGATAGTGTATTGATCGGTAAATATTATTTGTACGACAGGCAACCTGTTGCTTTTACAGATTTTCCAGAAGATTTAATATACGCATTAATTGCTATTGAAGATGAGCGCTTTTACGAACACTCTGGTGTTGACATTAGAAGTTTAATTAGAGTCGGTTTTAAAACAGTTCTTTTGGGCGACAACTCTTCTGGCGGCGGTAGTACGCTTACGCAACAGTTAGCTAAAAATCTCTACCCTAGAAAAGAGCGAAATAAGACCAATATAATAGTCAATAAGGTGAAAGAAATGATCATCGCCAAAAGGCTAGAGAAGATTTTCACGAAAGACGAGATTCTTACCAATTACCTAAATACCGTTTCTTTTGGTGATAACACCTTTGGTATTGAAAGCGCCGCTCTTAAATTTTTCAATTCTAGCACTAAAGATATAACCGCTACCCAAGCCGCTACTTTAGTGGGTATGCTAAAAGCTACTTATGGCTATAACCCAAGAGTATTCCCTGAAAAAAGTTTGGGCAGACGTAATTTGGTATTGCGTGCTATGTATAACAATGATTTTATTACAGAAGAACAGGTCGCAAAATATTCTCAAGAAGGTATTAATCTAGACTATAGAGAATTTGACTACAATGCCGGAATTGCGCCTTACTTCAGAGAAGAGGTTCGTAAAGAAATGCTACGATGGATTGCCGAGCAAAATGATGATACAGATTACAACATCTATACATCGGGATTAAAAATTTATACTACACTAAACTACAAAATGCAAAAATTGGCTGAAGAAGCCATGGTAGCACACATGACCAAACTGCAGCATAGTTTTGAAAAAAGTTATGGATCGAATGCACCTTGGTTAAAGGATAAGAATTTGATGGAAAAAATAGCCAAGCGAACATCTACGTATAAAAAACTACAGAAATCGGGCTTGTCGCATGCGAAAATTATAGATAGCTTATCTAATGACAAACAATCGAGGATTTTTAATTCATGGGACGGCGATAAAGAAATTACTGCCAGTACTATGGATAGTATTCAGCATTATACCAAATTTTTAAACACTGGTTCTCTAGCTGTAGACCCTACTAATGGAGATATTTTGGTATGGATCGGTGGTATTAATTTTGAACAATATAAGTATGATCATATCTCGCAAAGTAAACGCCAAGTTGGTTCTACATTCAAACCCATTGTATACACCTCTGCTGTAGAACAAGGTGTTTCGCCATGTACTTATTTTTCTGCCGAAGAAATTGAATATGATAATCTAAAAGGGTGGTCACCTTCTAATTCAGGCAATAAAGATGAAGCGTACCTCAACTACTCAATGGAAGAAGGTCTAAGTAACTCCATCAATACTATCGCTGTAAAAGTTTTGGAGCAAGCGGGTATTGACAATGTTTTGACAATGGCCAAAGACATGGGTATAGAAGATAAATTACCCAAAGAAGCTTCGATTGCTTTAGGTACTGGTGAAATTAAAATTATTGATTTAGCGCAAGCTTATACCAGTTATGCGAATAATGGCAAGCATATTCAGCCGAATTTAATTAAAGGTATCTCTAATCATAAAGACTCCGTTTTGGTTGAATTTAAGTCCGAATTGAATGAAAAAGCTGCCTTTTCGAAAGAAACTAGTCAAATTATGATCGAAATGATGAAATCTACGGTTAATTCTGGAACGGCTGCTAGACTTCGAAATACATACGGACTCAAAAATGACATTGCGGGTAAAACCGGTACTACCCAAAATAATAAAGATGCTTGGTTTGTTGCCTTGACGCCGAAACTAGTACATATTACTTGGGTAGGTCTTGACCAACATGAAATCGGATTCAGCAATACAAGTATTGGGCAAGGTGCAAATGCCGCTCTACCCCTATTCGCACTATGGATGCAAGAATTGAACAAAGACAAAGATTTTGATACCTACACCAAAACAAATTTTCCGAAACCTTCTGCTTCCGTATTAGAGGCATTGAATTGCGACCCTGTTAAACGTGACGGATTCTTTAAACGTCTCTTTAAAAATCCGAATAAAAAGAAGAACAAAAAGTTTAATGGATAA
- a CDS encoding TetR family transcriptional regulator C-terminal domain-containing protein, whose product MATKAKKVTKETIVTMFMDYVLENEQVPKTVYKFCKVNAIEESDFYLHFGSIDAIKKGIWDTFYMNTVSVIEKNKEYQEFTNRDKMLTFFYTFFEVLTLNRSYILFIMDSASGPFKNLEQLKGLRKNIKEFSKGLIADGNADKSSKITKHNPQLFSEGAWLQTMFLMNFWKSDDSAAFEKTDVAIEKSVNTIFDVFDNTPLENILDFGKFLYKETFA is encoded by the coding sequence ATGGCCACAAAAGCTAAAAAAGTAACAAAAGAGACGATTGTAACAATGTTTATGGACTACGTTTTAGAAAACGAGCAAGTGCCTAAAACAGTTTATAAGTTTTGTAAAGTAAACGCTATTGAAGAATCAGATTTTTATCTTCATTTTGGTTCTATAGATGCCATTAAGAAAGGCATTTGGGATACTTTTTATATGAACACGGTTAGTGTAATAGAGAAAAACAAAGAGTATCAAGAATTTACGAATAGAGATAAGATGCTTACGTTTTTCTATACCTTCTTCGAAGTGTTAACATTGAATAGAAGCTATATCTTATTTATTATGGATAGTGCTTCTGGTCCGTTTAAAAATTTGGAGCAGTTAAAAGGACTTAGAAAAAACATTAAGGAGTTTTCTAAAGGCTTGATTGCAGATGGTAATGCAGATAAGAGTTCAAAAATTACGAAACACAATCCGCAATTGTTTTCAGAAGGGGCATGGTTACAAACTATGTTTTTAATGAATTTTTGGAAATCAGATGATTCAGCGGCTTTCGAAAAAACAGATGTAGCTATTGAAAAATCTGTGAACACTATTTTCGATGTGTTCGATAACACACCACTAGAGAATATTCTAGACTTCGGGAAATTTCTGTACAAAGAAACCTTTGCCTAA
- a CDS encoding S1/P1 nuclease, whose amino-acid sequence MKNCIILLFLVTNFTFANDMYWSKTGHRVVGEVAEQHLSKKAKRAIESLLDGESLAAVANFGDEIKSDRAYRKFSAWHYVNIPFGKTYAEIEKNEYGDLVQGVNTCLEIIKDEKSSKEDKAFYLKFLVHLIGDLHQPMHVGRGEDKGGNDIQLQWFGSGTNLHRVWDSNMINENGMSFTELATEYPEMSKAQIKFLQSGSLLDWVEESHLLAEKVYASVEPGEKLSYRYSYDWWDTAADQLQKGGVRLAAVLNEAFK is encoded by the coding sequence ATGAAGAATTGTATTATTTTATTGTTTTTGGTAACGAATTTCACCTTTGCAAATGATATGTATTGGTCAAAAACTGGGCATAGAGTTGTTGGTGAAGTAGCTGAACAACATTTGAGTAAAAAGGCAAAACGTGCCATTGAAAGCTTGTTAGACGGAGAAAGTTTAGCAGCCGTAGCCAATTTTGGCGATGAAATAAAATCTGATCGTGCCTATCGCAAATTCAGTGCGTGGCATTACGTAAATATTCCTTTTGGTAAAACTTACGCAGAAATTGAGAAGAACGAATATGGAGATTTGGTACAAGGGGTTAATACCTGTTTAGAAATTATAAAAGACGAAAAGAGTAGCAAAGAGGATAAAGCTTTCTATTTAAAATTTCTAGTTCATTTAATTGGAGATTTGCACCAACCTATGCATGTGGGTAGAGGAGAGGATAAAGGCGGTAATGATATACAACTACAATGGTTTGGTAGTGGCACCAATTTACATAGAGTTTGGGATTCTAATATGATCAACGAAAACGGAATGAGTTTTACAGAGCTCGCTACTGAATACCCAGAAATGTCTAAAGCGCAAATTAAATTTTTACAAAGCGGTAGTTTACTTGACTGGGTAGAAGAATCTCATTTATTGGCAGAGAAAGTTTACGCATCGGTAGAGCCTGGCGAAAAACTAAGTTACCGATACAGTTATGACTGGTGGGATACTGCTGCCGATCAATTACAAAAAGGCGGGGTTCGCCTTGCTGCAGTATTGAACGAGGCATTTAAATAA
- a CDS encoding MOSC domain-containing protein — translation MKVISTNIGDAVSFEWNGATEQTGIFKYPTSKSLFLTKNDVKNDTVIDRVHHGGTNKACYLFSADYYNYWKNLYPNLEWDWGMFGENLTVEGLDESKIRVGDIYKLGKALVQVSQPREPCYKLGIRFGTQKILKEFIIHNHPGTYVKILEEGLVSAGDEMILVEQSENTFTAQQFYELMFAKEKSKDLLELFMTNEAVPQYKKDRFKKYLS, via the coding sequence ATGAAGGTGATTTCAACAAACATAGGTGACGCAGTATCTTTTGAATGGAACGGCGCAACAGAACAAACCGGTATCTTTAAATACCCAACTTCTAAAAGTTTATTTCTTACTAAAAATGATGTCAAAAATGACACTGTTATAGATCGTGTGCACCATGGTGGCACCAACAAAGCCTGTTATCTTTTCTCTGCCGATTACTATAATTATTGGAAAAACCTTTACCCAAATTTAGAATGGGACTGGGGAATGTTCGGTGAAAACCTTACCGTAGAAGGTCTAGATGAATCTAAAATTCGTGTCGGCGATATTTATAAACTGGGTAAAGCTCTTGTGCAAGTTTCTCAGCCACGCGAGCCTTGCTATAAACTAGGCATTCGCTTTGGTACACAAAAAATACTTAAAGAATTTATTATCCATAATCACCCAGGTACCTACGTAAAAATACTAGAAGAAGGTCTTGTATCTGCTGGTGATGAAATGATATTAGTTGAGCAATCTGAAAATACATTTACGGCTCAACAATTTTATGAATTGATGTTCGCAAAAGAAAAATCTAAAGATTTGCTTGAACTGTTCATGACCAACGAAGCTGTACCGCAATACAAAAAGGACAGATTCAAGAAATACCTATCTTAA
- a CDS encoding AraC family transcriptional regulator, producing MVKQKPTFEAIKPDFGHSFTYQKFDEHKLNKNNLWHYHPELELVYVNGGSGKRQIGSHVSYYTNGDLILIGSNLPHCGFTDALTGNTSETVVQMKLDFLGPDFFDLPEMKKIASLFNSASGGIAFSGKTKRKIGDKMEVLEYQTDFQRLLSILNILNELGNSEDMRLLNAEGFSFTTDVKDNDRINIVFNHVKNNFKEELTLEEISSMVSMTIPSFCRYFKKITNKTYIQFVNEYRLVHASKLLAEKPMSITEVCFECGFNNFSHFNKSFKAFTGQNPSEYRNELKNVLV from the coding sequence ATGGTAAAGCAAAAACCTACATTTGAAGCCATAAAGCCAGATTTCGGTCATTCTTTTACATATCAGAAGTTTGATGAACATAAGCTGAACAAAAATAATCTTTGGCACTACCACCCAGAACTTGAATTAGTATATGTAAACGGTGGGTCTGGTAAAAGACAAATTGGTAGTCATGTATCTTACTATACAAACGGTGACCTTATATTAATAGGTAGCAACCTACCTCATTGCGGCTTTACAGATGCCCTTACCGGTAATACTAGCGAAACGGTTGTTCAGATGAAGTTAGATTTCTTAGGACCTGATTTCTTTGATCTTCCTGAAATGAAGAAAATAGCGAGCTTGTTTAATAGCGCTAGTGGCGGAATTGCCTTTTCTGGTAAGACAAAACGAAAAATAGGAGACAAAATGGAGGTTTTAGAATATCAGACCGATTTTCAAAGGTTACTTTCTATCCTTAATATATTGAATGAATTAGGAAATTCAGAAGATATGCGATTATTGAATGCGGAAGGATTTTCATTTACTACCGATGTAAAAGATAATGACCGTATTAATATCGTATTCAATCACGTTAAAAATAATTTTAAAGAAGAGCTGACGCTAGAAGAGATATCTTCTATGGTAAGCATGACAATACCTTCTTTCTGTAGGTACTTTAAAAAAATTACAAATAAAACCTACATACAGTTCGTTAACGAGTATCGTTTAGTACATGCCTCTAAACTTTTGGCAGAAAAACCAATGAGTATTACAGAGGTTTGTTTTGAATGCGGATTCAATAACTTCTCTCACTTTAATAAATCGTTCAAAGCATTTACAGGGCAAAATCCGTCGGAGTACCGTAATGAACTAAAGAATGTTTTGGTGTAA
- a CDS encoding MauE/DoxX family redox-associated membrane protein translates to MTNAWHLYLMGAIYIFAGIMHFIKPKVYLRIMPRYLPFHKPLVLLSGVAEILLGFGLFFEPTRAIAVYGIIAMLAVFLLVHFYMLSSEKASAGFPKWLLLLRLPIQFALMYWAFMYLKV, encoded by the coding sequence ATGACAAATGCTTGGCACTTATATCTAATGGGCGCAATCTACATTTTTGCGGGCATTATGCATTTTATTAAACCTAAGGTATATCTTAGAATTATGCCAAGGTATTTACCTTTTCATAAACCGCTTGTTTTACTAAGTGGTGTGGCAGAAATTTTATTGGGTTTCGGTTTATTTTTTGAACCTACAAGAGCAATTGCTGTTTATGGTATTATAGCCATGCTTGCGGTATTCTTATTAGTACACTTTTATATGTTGTCTAGCGAAAAGGCAAGTGCAGGTTTTCCGAAATGGTTATTACTATTAAGGTTGCCAATACAATTTGCATTAATGTACTGGGCTTTCATGTATTTGAAAGTATAG
- a CDS encoding DUF885 domain-containing protein, whose protein sequence is MKKLIILLALTAGLHTQAQLTTNAEISTNPTIHNIGFITLLAHYYDDGLKLNPLNATSQGDNRYNDTLPNFLSDSYKKELVNYYQTYLEKAEKFDNAQLSESELMSKAILKWECEVNLEGLAFEQYTPIDQMWSTNLMMGQLAGGTSAQPFKTTDDYINWSKRLEDYEVWLHSAKSKMEAGIKAKNVLPKSLIKKVLPQLASVANTELEENLFYTPTKNFPADFSDADKQRLTEVYTAVITNKIIPAYKELHDFMATEYLNAGRETSGIQGVPDGDAYYAHQIKLYTTTNMTAAEIHEIGLKEVARISAEMEAVKKQVGFKGDLKAFFTEVRNKKELMPFKDPQEVVDNFNAIHKKMMPKVNALFSKQPKTPFEVRRTEAFREASASAEYNPGSLDGTRPGIFYVPIPDVNSYNTYSDEDLFLHEAIPGHHFQVSLTQENEDLPQFRKTLWYSAYGEGWALYTESLGKELGLYTDPYQYFGMLGAEMHRAVRLVVDTGLHSKGWSREKAIQYSLDNEAESEAGITAEIERYMANPGQALSYKIGQLKIMELRAKAEASLGKDFDIKVFHEKVLELGCVPLALLEEQIMNWINANTKA, encoded by the coding sequence ATGAAAAAGCTAATTATACTTCTTGCCCTAACTGCTGGGCTGCATACTCAGGCTCAACTAACGACGAACGCAGAGATTTCAACAAACCCAACTATTCACAATATTGGTTTCATCACACTATTGGCGCATTATTATGATGACGGATTAAAACTGAATCCGTTAAATGCCACTTCTCAAGGTGATAATAGATACAATGATACCTTGCCAAATTTTCTATCTGATAGTTACAAGAAAGAACTGGTCAACTACTACCAAACCTATTTAGAAAAAGCAGAGAAATTTGACAATGCACAACTTTCTGAAAGTGAGCTCATGTCTAAAGCTATTTTAAAATGGGAATGCGAAGTCAATTTAGAGGGACTAGCTTTTGAGCAGTACACGCCGATAGATCAAATGTGGTCGACGAATTTAATGATGGGGCAGTTAGCTGGTGGCACTAGTGCACAACCTTTTAAGACTACTGATGATTATATAAACTGGAGCAAACGTTTAGAAGATTATGAAGTGTGGTTACACTCCGCTAAATCTAAAATGGAAGCGGGTATTAAGGCTAAAAATGTATTACCGAAATCTCTAATCAAAAAGGTATTACCGCAACTGGCAAGTGTTGCTAACACCGAACTTGAAGAAAACTTATTCTATACTCCTACTAAAAACTTTCCAGCTGATTTTTCTGATGCTGATAAGCAAAGATTAACTGAAGTTTATACAGCTGTTATTACCAATAAAATTATTCCGGCATATAAAGAATTGCATGATTTTATGGCTACCGAATATTTAAATGCGGGTAGAGAAACTAGCGGCATACAGGGCGTACCAGATGGCGATGCGTACTATGCTCATCAAATTAAGTTGTATACGACAACAAATATGACGGCTGCAGAGATCCATGAAATAGGATTAAAAGAAGTGGCTAGAATTAGTGCTGAAATGGAAGCTGTTAAAAAACAGGTCGGATTCAAAGGTGACTTAAAAGCATTCTTCACAGAAGTACGTAACAAAAAAGAATTGATGCCTTTTAAAGATCCACAAGAGGTAGTCGATAATTTCAACGCTATTCATAAAAAAATGATGCCTAAGGTAAATGCATTATTCAGCAAACAACCTAAAACACCTTTTGAGGTAAGACGTACAGAGGCTTTTAGAGAAGCATCTGCTAGTGCAGAATATAACCCTGGTTCTTTAGATGGTACCAGACCTGGTATATTTTATGTTCCCATACCAGATGTAAATTCTTATAATACGTATTCTGATGAAGATTTATTCTTGCATGAAGCAATACCTGGTCACCATTTTCAAGTTTCGCTTACTCAAGAAAATGAAGATTTACCACAATTTAGAAAGACACTTTGGTATAGCGCCTATGGTGAAGGTTGGGCCTTGTATACCGAATCTTTAGGTAAAGAATTAGGCCTATACACGGATCCTTATCAATATTTCGGTATGCTGGGAGCTGAAATGCACCGTGCCGTTCGTTTGGTGGTAGACACCGGTTTACATTCAAAAGGATGGTCTAGAGAGAAAGCTATTCAGTATTCTTTAGATAATGAAGCAGAGTCTGAAGCTGGTATTACTGCGGAAATTGAAAGATATATGGCTAACCCAGGTCAGGCATTATCCTATAAAATTGGTCAACTGAAAATCATGGAACTTCGTGCTAAAGCTGAAGCTAGTCTAGGTAAAGATTTTGATATTAAAGTTTTTCACGAAAAGGTGCTAGAACTTGGTTGTGTACCATTAGCGTTACTTGAAGAACAAATAATGAATTGGATCAACGCGAACACAAAAGCGTAA
- a CDS encoding TIGR03643 family protein, whose amino-acid sequence MIKEFTERELDRIIEMAWEDRTPFEAITFQFGISEQETIEVMRREMKPSSFRMWRKRVQGRATKHAKLRSDEMDRFRCSRQRNISGNKISKR is encoded by the coding sequence ATGATTAAAGAATTTACAGAAAGAGAATTAGACCGTATTATTGAGATGGCATGGGAAGACCGTACGCCATTTGAAGCCATTACTTTTCAATTTGGTATTAGTGAACAAGAGACTATCGAGGTCATGCGTCGCGAAATGAAACCAAGTAGTTTTAGAATGTGGCGTAAACGTGTTCAAGGTCGCGCCACAAAACATGCTAAATTAAGATCCGATGAAATGGACCGTTTTAGATGTTCTAGACAACGCAACATTAGCGGTAATAAAATATCTAAACGATAA